ttaaaaaaataagtgcacaacattttctttctcagtcccacagaaattacatataacatttacatttacaagtTTTAACTGGGTACacgattataaagtattataAAATGTACTTCTCTCACCTTATTTGTTATGCAGTATTTTTAGGCAGCAATCATGCATATTTCCAGTCAGTGCATTCAGATTTAGAAGGCCAGTTTTTTTGTGAAGATATTGGACTGTATTCTGTTAGTAACTTCCTGATAAAGCAATTATTTCATCTTCTATCATTAATAGTAACTCTGTTAATTACAACATCAGGTCTGAGACTCAGTTTCCTTATTCACATATCCTTTAAacagacattttaaatatggatgGTACAGCATCAAACACTATACAGTATTCTTTAGGGATTATTGGAATATTATACCTTTGAAGAAATTATATGTAGGTATACAGGTGTATCCACCCATTCTTACTAGCtagtccagaaaggtagtaaaaacataGTTAAAACTGTCAACGTGATTAACTAAACtatcccctgtgaaggcctccttccctttcctttcACTATGTATAGGTAAACATTATCAAAATGATTCCAGTTTGCATGGATCTGTGGAAACGACtaataattatgtattatgTGGGCCAGACAAGTTatttggcaatgtcactttgtaaaaaagACTACGCGtctgcacacatacacattcaaacgCTCATACCTATAGACGCgtaaatgaacggcaagaaCGCATTAAAAGTCTTTGTTTTTAGTTAAAAGTTGTCATTcaagttaataattaatttttcaatggaagtgattcaatcaaaaacctactttagctcgataataactttttcctagagctgctgtaaagccaaaacaatctctgtccattaattttcctgttatcactgtgaagctcctttgaaacaatctgtattgtgaaaagcactatgtaaataaagatgacttgacttgatggACATCTGTTGGGTCAAAGCAAAGTGAACATTGCTGGCTGTGATGTTGGACACTACCTAATAGGAGACCCTGATCACCCCCTGCAGAATTGGCTAATGAAACTCTTTTCAGACACCGGCAAATTGATCCTCAACAACAGACATACAGGTTAAGCAGTGCAAGGTCTGTAGTGGAGATGAGCTTTGGGAGGCTGAAAGGACAATTGCGCGTCTCCTGAAGAGAAATAATTGCAACCTGAAAGAAGATGGTGCTGACCTGCTGTTTGCTCCATAACATCTGTGAGGAACATGGAGACAGTTTCAGTGTTTCAGGATCACCTCTATTGTCAACACTGAGGTCAAACATACAGGCCCCTGTTCAGCCAGTACCTGAGCATGGGCAACCAGAAGAAAATGATGTGCAAGCTACAATATTTTGGTATTTTAATTGGCAAGATGACTGAATGACttaatatgctaattttatGTGTAATAATTTTTTGAATGTGATAATTAACCATTAAAGTTCTTACtatgttaatttgtgttcatagtattgtaattgtaattattGTAGTCATAGCATTATAATCAGCTTTGGATGTAATGTGAAAAACAATACAGAAATATATGACGtcagatttattaaaattattaaaataattgtaatgtctagaacaaaaaaaaatacattttgtatcaTTCTTTTAACAAGCACATACACATTGACCAAACTGAACAATAAACAAACTGTAAAGTACAAAAAATGGCTATAATAATTGTAAGGACCAAAATGAGCTCAAATgaactagttaatttatagggaattataaagagtcaTTTCATTTACGACTGAGCAACTGAATTATCCAGCGTTCATCtgctcgagccgtaataagctcttgaAGCAGATGTGAATATTCGACTATCGTGAAAACACTAATTAGAGCGAGGTAACTTTAAGATTGACAGattaagacattaaattttacgagcacataatacaagaagctttcttttaaaatctacagGAGACTATATTTATTgcaacacaaactaatctaacacaaacacTCATGTGTTGcagaaagaaaggaaatgaaagagaaagagttttaagaGAGAGAATGATATGATCAGCAGGATTTCTAGCAAATTGTACTTCAAAAGACCTGACCtgaatgaattaatttaatgcaccagttcagtgtTAGAATCTGGAGGTACTTGTTTGTAGGCTTAAATGGGAAAACTCCTTGTCGGCGTCCTCGGCTTGGggaagagggttttttttcgATGATTTGTTGCAGGGTCTTTTCAGGTCCGGATTGTGTTAGGTAAAAACCAATCCCATTTGAGCATGCTGGCAAAATGAAAGGAAGTCTTTGTCGTGGCTGGAGTTAAAGTTGTGCCGGCCAAAGTCATTGGTTAAACTTTGTGACAAAACCTAGAACACGAGACTCAACGGAAAATAAATTTAAGTAAAGAAACGGAAAGTAAGTAAAGTTGGgtggcttgaatgagctgcttgtctgtCCATTTTTTAAGCTTAGTCTTGTTttcgttttgtttttcttgttacTAGTTACTTTGTTCTGATGTGACTATTTAAACTTAGGTGTTTGTCCCACTTCTGTGAGTTCTGGCCAATCAGATATCGTCTTGTTTCAAAAGGTGACTTTTCTCCACCTCCAATCATAAAATAAGCATTATGCTTTGGCAGAGAGTATCATTTAGACATGATTTCTGTTAAatggaatatgatacattttacacagatttcattcaagccatgatttAGACATACATTAGAGATTTAAATTCattccaaataaggcatactttcaatcagtcattcaaaagttatcacatttacatgaattgtgggTGTTCTAAAGCATAACTGGTCACAAGTAGCATGTATAGacatgatataaaatatatgcagttgaaagatgtttgataagtccatttCAAATTGTTTGGAACAATTCGATGTAGTTTTAGTTGTAGAAAGAGTCTCTGTGGGTTTTTCTGTGAAGTTCGGTCACTCAAAGAAAAAGGCTTGCGTTGTCTCCGTCTCTTTTTATCTGGAGATCAAAGACTCTTTATCTTCTTTTCAACCATTTGGTTTGTCACCTCTCCTTCAGTCAGGAAGCATGGGTGTCATAAAAGTACCTAGCAGGGTTATTTTCTGTAGACGGACTGGAGCCAAAAATTAGATTCTCTGAGAGTTAAACCCAACCATGAGTTTctggaattatgttttgaaagaatgattcatttgtctggtttgTCTACGGTTCctacataataataatgtgcaaGTGTTGAACAAAAACAAGCTGTTTAGATCTCCTTCCTCTGCTCAGCCTCCATGACAGTGACCATGTGCCCCAGAAGTCCCAGCTTCAAAATATTCCAGCAGGCCCTGATTACTGTTACATCATAAGAGAacagaaacaaattaaaatgcaCAATTTACTGTAAACTAGTGTCATAACACACATAACACAATggttttctatttgcatgtgtttttaatttatttgtatgaGAGCCTGGCCATAAATTATGTCCACACAATTTGGCATGTATTatcatgaataaaataattgactacaaACACAACTAAGCAGTATATTTATCtttgacatttttataatatttgaataaagggtgaagatgtcaatcTTACTACTGTAttcaaatataaatttattgAAAAATGTTCAAACTTGGGATGggagtaaaaaaatattttttaaagcttttgtGTTCTCTTGCAAAGCTATTTGCTTTCTCTCGCAAAACCCATTGTGAGATCTGACAAACACTTCCTGTTTAATTACCTGCTAGCAGTGATTCAGAAAGCTCTGTACATTCACAATGGAGCAGTTCATAGATACGAGACCGGTGTGGCACTCAGGTGACACTCATTATCAATCACGCCACTGTCCTGCTTGCCACACTGACACTCTCCGACGTATGGTTCTTGCACTCACTCCCAGAGGTTTTGCAACTCAGGGAACAGTTAGAGACATGACTATTAGTTCCTCAGTACAttcctcttttaaaaatattctttgcCGCCAAAGCTTACCAGATTCAAAGTCTAGAGTGTTGTGGGTACACCAGTGAAGTGGTTGATCTCACAAAATCACCTGTACAACCTCTCTGAGTCCATCCATTACAGCACGTGGTCCTTCTGGTTTGATTGTGTACTTAAAAAAACTAGCTGCTGGGAACAGGCAAACTCCAAAAAATCTTAATCAGCTTGTTTGTcatttaaggcaggaacacactaAGCTAACGGTCAGctgacgaacaaaaactgcccgatggCTGACCGTCAGCtaggtgtgttcctgccttaaataagttttctcagtgtgttccgcaccatcggctgaagttggtcctcgtcagctttttttcagccgattcgacatgttgaatcggcgtcggtcagtcaggccatctgatcattctgattggcagTTCAGgaactgccacctgctggtatggaaaggcatttcatcttacgcaggtgcagaacggacgtgctacttggccatcggctgtcgagcgtcgatttggtgtgtcagggcaactttggacccagacgctgccgaaGTGAGCCAACCacacagtctgctttcatcgccactagttcatcggcgtcggcttggtgtgttcctgcctttagacATTTGcaacagtttattttttaataacaccACCACAAGGTATGCTCTACTTTATGGCATTATGGCAAGTTGTCAAAATCAACCAGAAAGAACCATATTTCTTTCCTTGTTCATCATTTAAAAGTGTATGTCAAGTATAttgattttactgtaaattttctGATAATCCGAGACTCCAAACTTTGATTAAATGTATGAAAACATGACTCACAGCAAAAATAATCCctatttatcatttaaaagaCTAAATATTTAATGATACTCAAACTGAAAACATTAACGAGATATTAATGTCAGCATGAAATATAAGTTTAGTCATTTATAAAATAGTCATTTCTTCCCAATTGTGACATAactgagtgaaacagcttctggaacaagaacaaatgtagggcggggcttgattttgtccatggggaattgattggatggttgtggtttgctattggtggatctcatgtgagtgacaggttgccccgcccttacgccagtaaacacatcatcagagaagagatgtcgctgcaagagggaggggaagttattttgattcaagattacaagcacacatgaatttaacaaaatgatgtgcatggataaatcatttataataaatactgcgatattcagaaataaaaaaagatttggcaaatttgatttcattgtgactttaagGAACAATAATTCTGTCTTGCTTCGCTCTAACTTATAGTGTTTCTGAGACTGATTAAACACAATGTGTGTGGAAACACCcatgaaaactaaaaacttaGCAGCAATGAGGCTCTTCAGGACCAGGAATGAGGAAGTTGCTTTACAGACACGCCTGTTTCACACACATCACTTAAACACAGAACCAGGAAACAAGAATCACCTGAGTTCAGTGAAAGAGAAACTTAAGTGtagttgagctgttgtgtgtttgtgtctctgtgttcatgctgtaaaatggcagaagccagaATTTCTCAGGAGGAGTTCATGTGTtcagtgtgtctggatctcctgaaggatccagtgaccatccactgtggacacagttactgtaagatCTGTATTACATGCTTCTGGGATCAGGAGGATCAGATGAGAGTCTACAGCTGtcctcagtgcagacagaccttcagtccaagacctgctttagctaaaaacaccattctggctgaaatggtggagaaactgaagaagattaaacttcctgctgactgttacgctggagctggagatgtgcagtgtgacgtctgtactggaagaaaacacaaagccgtcaagtcctgtctggtgtgtctgGAGTCTTACTGTCAAACTCATTTTGACCGTCATGAGGAATTTCACTCTCGTAAGCCACATAAAGTGACTGaagccactggacgactgcaggagatgatctgcccGAAACACGACAAGATCCTTGAGGTTTTCTGCCGCACTGATCAGAAGTGTATATGTGTGCTGTGTACAATGGATGAACATAGAAACCACGACACTGTATCAgctgcagcacagaggacagagaaacaggtatgaactTAAAGAGTCCCATTATGCTCATTTACAGGCTCATGATTTTGTTtatggggtctactagaatacaTTTACATCATTTAATGTCTGTTTACACTCTCTGTCTGAACactgttttagtttcagtttcttTAAACCCACCTTCCAAAAATCACTAAGTCTGCTTAAAATCGgagtctgctctgattggtcatccGGTCCCAGTCTGTTGAGATTGGTCTACGGCTTAGCTTTTGTGTCAAGAATGTTGTAACACGCTTTACCATAAATGGCAATGGGGAGGTGGAGGAATGCCGGAAGAATTGTCACTGGGAAGGCACAATGACTGCTGATTATAAACGCTCGTAAGGATTattgacaggactgaatgaTTAGGCTTCTaaataggacccctttaaaccAGAAGTTCacattcatcatttactcatgttattccaaactgGAGTGACTTTCATTTctgaggaacacaaaagaaggtattttaACCTTTTCAAgcgtaagtttaaaatattctagctGACCCCCaaggtgagtttttttttaaggcatCCCATATTTTAGAACATTTCCCCTTATTGTTTCTATGGTGATGCGTCATGCTTGTCACGTGACACACCACAGCCACAAtaactgtatgacagatgtatcacttttattttgttttttttccttttttgtttaaaatattcacaaacttgcttaccatgtaatcaactatctgatattccacTTCTCAAATacgtgtgagtgtgttttgtcatttaaaaacctttattaatgatcttgatctataacgcgAGATGGGTGTCTCCATCTTTAGTTTGCGGCCCAGTTCAGAGAGTTCTGTCAGTCGAATTTACAGCAGGTGAtttcatcagtttctcctgaaatacACATAAGTGGCTGGTGTACTaggagaagaatagagtaaactttatagttacttaggcccactatgtgtatctgatatgaataaaagaCATCGGCAGATTATATTGGATAATAATGGATAGTTATTactgcttccatagacatcagtgtgcattttacaaactttaaatgcattaatttaatagtgtacatgtatttaaatgtctgaaacctaaaatgagcATTGTGTGGTTGAAAACTGTCACGGTTCACGTATCTGCTGTCTCATACTGTTGTCTGTGTGAGGGTTTTgggtgtgtcacctgattgttctgtgtgggcgACGCCGCTGATtactgatcagcggcagctgtggcTCGTTACATCTCGCCTatttaacgccttgtctttcgtctcatgtttgtcagatcatTGTGTGGAGTCCTCGTGTCTCTCTCGTGTCGTTTGTTCCTGGCTTGGAGTTCTCGTTCTCGTTCTCGTTCTCattcctgttcctgttcctgGTTCCCGTCTGTTTCATTTGGATTACTCGCTCTGGATTTCATTCAAGGATCATTGCACGGACTCACGGACTCACCTCACGGATCACCATTCATCACGGACATTCACCGCTCATCGAAGTCCCTGTGTTACCACTCTCCTGCTGACTGTGTTGCTATTTCGACTGTGTGTTCGTCTGTCTACATTCTCTGGCGTGAAGCTCTAATAAAGAGATATTAACTTGCTATTGTATCCAGCCTTCATTTCCGTGacagaaaacactgcatagttgtgataaATGAGTccggcagttatgtgacgtcacTGAACGTTCTAAATCCCAAACCTGGGACCGTACCACTCAAAAGGTTAAGAAATATCTAATTTCTCCATTTATTTAAAGTCATTAGGATCCAAAagttttcatcttcaaaaaagcacatttaaatgaAATCCATATAACTCCAAGGAGGGTAATCTAatgctgtgtcccaattcaccTACTTACACTgtgccctaaaagtatgtactggtTTTgtgaagaaagaaacaaaaacagtacagACTTCTGAATGTGTAGCAGAAGAATaggcaagctttgggacatactatgtCATACAATgtcctccacaattattggcacccttagtaaatatgagcaaaggtggctatgaaaataaatctgcattgtttttccttttgatttcaaattcataaaattagcaaaaatctaacctttaattgaatgaaaaaaattgaaaatggagtgaaactcacattatgaaataaatgtttttctccaaaacatgttggccacaattattggcacccctagaaattcttatgagtaaaatttctctgaagtatattcccattcatatttacattttttagcatgaacatgaaattgtccagccatgacttcctgttccacagaagtataaacatgaggaaacacaaaggccaaattcccgtaatcatttatcacaatgagtaaaaccaaagaatatagttctgatgtgcagcaaaagattgttgagcttcataAAATAagaagtggctgtaagaaaatagctaaagcattgaaaatccccatttccaccatcagggcaataattaagaagttccaatcaactaaagatgttacaaatctgcttGGAAGAGGACTGGGGTCTACATCGCCCTAATgcacggtgaggaggaaagtttgagtggacaaagactctccaaggatcacagctggagaattgcaggttagttgagtcttgaatctcagaaagcctaaaaaaatatcaaacagcacctacatccccacaagttgttgtggagggtttcaagaaaaatcctctgctctcatccagaaacaatctccagcatattcagttgtcagacatgacTGAATCTTCAAACTGGACTGGCTTCTATTGTCAGATGAATCGAagaaaagagctttttggcagcaaatccaccagatgggtttggtgcacacagagatataaagtaccccatgcccacggttaaatatactgctggatctttaatgttgtgggcctatttttctgctggaggtcctggacatcttgttctgatacatggtatcatggattctgtcaaataccaacagataaaaaatcaaaacctgactgcttctgctaaaaatccaataatggggcgtggttggatcttccaaccaggacaatgatccaaaacaaacatcaaaagcaatacaaaaatgtgtcactgagcacaaaatgaagctactgccatggccatcccagtcccctgacctgaaccctaaagaaaatgagtggagtgaagtGACGAGAAGAAGCatcaacatggagctgggactCTGAAGGAtatggagagattctgtatgaaggaatgatctTTGATCTCTTGACAGTTGTtttccaaactcatcaggcattataggtgaagactcagagctgttatgttgagaaaaggacattgcaataattgggtgccaataattgtggccaacatgttttggagaaaaaacatttatttcatgagctttttcctccattttcaattgttttacttcaatgaaaggttagaatatTGTGGATTTTTgtaatgaaagatcaaaaggataaacaatgcagatttattttcacagccgcctttgctcatatttactaagggttcCAATATTTGTGAAGGGCACTATGTACGCCTTTAACGGACATCTCTATCACTTAGTTACTCGCATCCTATCACAGTTCAAActgtcctgtcaatcatcttgtcacagttaacatcctccacatttaatttaatttaatttcctacTGTTTCAGGGAGAAATGTAGTAGCAGGTTGATCTGCCAGCAGTAGGTCTGTCACGAGTTTTCATtacaaaagttcacaatgctgttgcagatgaaaaataatatGGATAACATTGAATAAAGATCTTTTTGTCATGTTAtatactgattattaatcactcaAACTTATTTATCTAAACTTTTCTACTTAACCATCGGACTCGTCCATCcaccatgtttgtagttttttaacactttttattcatgttttttagTTATAATCAAATCCACATCCATCGCACAGTGGGTTGTGCACAATATTATCCGTTAGAGTCTGCGCCGATCTTCACTTCGGACTCTAAACAGTAATAGTAGATCATCCGGGTATCTTTGGAATAATCATACTACGATTTGGGACACAGTAATTCTAattttgaatattatttagGAACATAGTACACAAATTGAGACATAAATCTTAAGTGATAGGAAAAATCAAATATGTTTGcatgtttagtcatgtgacatgcatgAGCCAATGAGGTTTGATGTTATTGACGTGTCACTATATTTGATTtgtgctctagaaacagaaacattattcagaatatcttcttttgtgttctgcaagagaaaatcatacaagtttggaaagacatgaggatgagtcaAATATGAGAGAATttacatttctgggtgaactatccctataaaTCTAGACATTGATGAAATAATGCTGACACTTATGAATGAACCTTATGAATAACCTTATCATGAAAGATCTTTAACCCCTCAATCTCACCACTTCACTGATACTGGATTCATATCTGTTTACTTGATGACTTATGTGATGTTTCTCCTGTTATTGGTTTGTCTTTAGCACCAGATGATGAAGACGCAGAAGTGgttccagcagaggatccagcatagagagaaagatcttcagcagctgagagaggctgtggagtctcataaggtgagtctggagaagaagagaagtttgagaagtctcagtcaggactcactgaagccactgtgtgattgtgatgtgtgtcctaacagcgctctgcacagacagcagtggaggacagtgagaggatcttcactgagctcatctgCTCCATCGAGAGAAGCCGCTCTGAGGCCACACagcggatcagagatcaggaaaagactgcagtgagtcgagctgaaggacgactggagcgactggagcaggagatcaatgatctgaggaggagagacgctgagctggagcagctttcacacacaaaggatcacatccatttcctgcaggtaacagagatctagaagaacaggatcatagtggacttgagcaagagactcacagagaaacatttcatgagagcagaatgagccgttgactgaagtgttgatctgtgtgttcGGTTATTATATAATCATCAGTCAGACTCTCATCTGATCATCTTCTTTTGAAAGAGTTGCACTTACAAATGCAGTTCAGCTCTGGGAATCTCTTAGGAAACATTTTTCAGTACGATATATTGAGCTTCCAGACATCAACAGCTCAAAACTttactaatattttaaatattacttctcaaaCAGGAAGTGAGGCTGTTTATTAGCGATGCTTCCGCACAAAACCTGACCTTTGGATCGAGTCCTAAGAGTCCTTGTGAATTTCAGAGCTACTAACTGCTCAAAAGTTATCAATAAAGGTCAATCTACTTATTGATTTTTAACTGCTTTTCCTGATCAAATCTACTCAACCCTGTCATGTGACTCCATTGATACAATTGATCTGTTACATTTATGTTATTGGCAGATGTTTGAACATCAAGTGTTTTCCTATAAAGTTCATTTATAGTGTAAGTGACAAACGCTAACTTACAGCTCTAACATGAtataatgaacatgagaatAATGAATCTGATGCTGTGAAAGTGCTGGATTGAGGAGAGTTACTAAAAGATCAAcaagagctgctcaaatctgacagtagtgcacgttattggctgaagtgtggaggtgatgagctttgatttctgttttctgtagattttccagtctctctcagctcctcctgaatctacagaCGTAAATGACGATCCCTTCAGTTCTTTCTTCTCTTTTGATGTTGTGAGAGAATCTGTCCGtcagctgagagacaaactggaggatttctgcaaagaggagctgaagaagatctctgacagaggtaaagtcctggagattcatctgctttcagaaatgatcctccatcatctcatatcatgtagaagatcatattagaaatgtcttaggaacggatgcagggatcattttctcttcacattcataatcacactcttcatgtctgttgatttccacagtcactttcaccaacattgttcccagaaccaggaacaacttcctacaatgtaagtcactaagaaaacaagcagaaaaatcactgagtgtgttcatgttcttgctgtagaaggagaaagaaaacatgacagatgagttttatgagtTTTAATGTGAATTAGTGTTTCTTAACAGGGCATTCAGAAAACATCAGCAACATCTTGAAAAGGTGTTGAGGAATTATTGGGAGGTGTTTTAAGCACATAAATCCCAAATATTTACAAGATAAAAATTGTAATTACTTGCAAAAgaaattttggtaacacttaaagcccttatgtataatgcattataaaggtatttataaagTTTACTATacattatttatgaaaaaatataattataaccaaagttaaaatgcattacaatatttgcagattctgaaattggttgttcccattcagtcggtcacgttcgatgTACGttggacagaccgacgaataggaatctcgctagagaggccaatctacttcgagtgtaactacaacgagccaatgcacattggcatgcaatcatatgcatcagctgctcgcctcgcagtgTGGGTATATAATGAgtagcaggtgcgttgcatcttcagcttttcgctttgGAGCCGAACCTTCATGGTGTTTATGGAGTGTGTGACAAGAAAAACGAGCCTTTTTGAAACTGCTCTTTGTTGGTGCAGGCGGACAGCACTGCAGCAGGGTCGATCTCTCTTTTCATTCTTTGTTTTGCCTTTCATTGAGCGACACTTC
Above is a genomic segment from Megalobrama amblycephala isolate DHTTF-2021 linkage group LG14, ASM1881202v1, whole genome shotgun sequence containing:
- the LOC125245240 gene encoding tripartite motif-containing protein 16-like, encoding MAEARISQEEFMCSVCLDLLKDPVTIHCGHSYCKICITCFWDQEDQMRVYSCPQCRQTFSPRPALAKNTILAEMVEKLKKIKLPADCYAGAGDVQCDVCTGRKHKAVKSCLVCLESYCQTHFDRHEEFHSRKPHKVTEATGRLQEMICPKHDKILEVFCRTDQKCICVLCTMDEHRNHDTVSAAAQRTEKQHQMMKTQKWFQQRIQHREKDLQQLREAVESHKRSAQTAVEDSERIFTELICSIERSRSEATQRIRDQEKTAVSRAEGRLERLEQEINDLRRRDAELEQLSHTKDHIHFLQIFQSLSAPPESTDVNDDPFSSFFSFDVVRESVRQLRDKLEDFCKEELKKISDRVTFTNIVPRTRNNFLQYSHQLNLDLNTVNKHLHLSERNRVITGTLIEQLYLDHPDRFDGYNFQVLCRERVCGRCYWEIEWSGDDVYISVSYESISRKGLGDECLFGGNDQSWSLICSSSSYSFRHNNIHTELLVKPISSRIGVYDDDDDDEESISSRVGVYDEDDDEESISSRVAVYDEDDDDDDLKSIIRSRIGVYVDHSAGTLSFYSVSGDTMSLIHTVQTTFTQPLYPGYAFGPGSSVKLC